Proteins co-encoded in one Vampirovibrio chlorellavorus genomic window:
- a CDS encoding SNF2-related protein, giving the protein MKTLDTLIDFNFGYIKQQAKPGSWRRGYSYFKENQLQHITLDAIGVRAKVKGKFKEAYNIQLKFKKDHVEPVCDCPLEEVWCKHSVSVALEAVKRHYWQKYYRLPIEDELVTVLDSSSFEGSYRFIIKPDKHHKPKQIGIKVEDRASGKIIHNLEKVLQQALDQGNRQGEDSFSKVQKREITTVQFILKYAKGKPDHGWFNIPVAEGDNLMQLLSQVEEVSNTNGQRLAFEHDPLFLLMSVNVSMAGNVLVSLHWIRQEPYDAYPLEEITLFGRDVPWGLYKNRIYPLSNKLSDLPNHLTKSSFTDIKDADGGKFMYEDLPQLRKVVDMDLADIVHQVDLKKRPPTKIVTVELLDEATLKIRVSLDFDYDGVKVPFSKKAPETPYVMITKKDKKKENENIYWVKRDIESEHDAYQELLDAGLQPLQTNHFFAEGDEAIDFYNLTLKSRMEQEQDAWKAKFENDMKSLKASDHPLKLRGRIEFAQTVDLFILKIDCIIGDKEMTLDEVQRHLMQGKKYFFMKDVGYIEIPLAAILHITKTLQFFDAENIDQDTYQIQTFRAGLIAELVDQGIELDLSKKFSKFWSVISSQTSMEEIEKPPQVQAELRPYQKAGFNWLWFLYSYGLNGILADDMGLGKTLQTLVLLQHAKNQDGHMPSLIICPTSVVYNWVNEIAKFTPELSVVNLTGSDRHVQYKKIKEADAVITSYALMRRDIRALKEYPFRYVILDESQNIKNYESQTAAASKALQASHRLALSGTPVENRLMELWSVFDFLMPNFLYDKDDFKYRYVFPIEERGNRDAERRLKKQVFPFMLRRLKQDVAKDLPPKIEAVQYCELTEAQRELYLEVLEKTKEEVFANVAEKGVGGSTNSIFAALLRLRQICCHPQLMGEELSGGLKDSGKFDALKDMIEEVISEGHRILLFSQFVEMLKIIRTWLDKKGIKYEYLTGESRDRHVMVDRFNNDDSIPIFLMSLKAGGTGLNLTGADYVIHYDPWWNPSAEDQASDRAHRIGQTKTVFVYRLITKGTVEEKILKLQDRKRDLVDSIIAADRSVGKMLSFEDLKEILSPDF; this is encoded by the coding sequence ATGAAGACTTTGGATACCCTCATCGATTTTAATTTTGGCTACATCAAACAACAGGCCAAGCCCGGCAGCTGGCGTCGGGGCTACAGCTATTTCAAAGAGAACCAGTTGCAGCACATTACCCTGGATGCCATTGGCGTGCGGGCCAAAGTCAAAGGCAAGTTCAAAGAGGCCTACAATATCCAGCTCAAGTTCAAGAAAGATCACGTTGAGCCGGTTTGTGACTGTCCGCTGGAAGAAGTGTGGTGCAAGCACTCGGTGTCCGTAGCACTGGAAGCGGTGAAGCGCCATTACTGGCAAAAGTATTACCGCCTGCCCATTGAGGATGAGCTGGTCACCGTGCTAGACTCCAGCAGCTTTGAAGGCAGTTACCGCTTCATCATCAAGCCGGACAAGCACCACAAGCCCAAGCAAATTGGCATTAAGGTGGAAGATCGGGCCAGCGGCAAAATCATCCACAATCTGGAAAAAGTCTTGCAACAGGCCCTGGATCAGGGCAACCGGCAAGGGGAAGACAGCTTTAGCAAAGTCCAGAAGCGGGAAATCACCACCGTTCAGTTCATTCTGAAATACGCCAAAGGCAAGCCGGATCACGGCTGGTTTAATATCCCGGTGGCGGAAGGCGACAACCTGATGCAGTTGCTGTCCCAAGTGGAAGAAGTCAGCAACACCAACGGTCAGCGACTGGCTTTTGAGCATGATCCCCTGTTTTTGCTGATGTCCGTGAATGTCTCCATGGCCGGTAACGTGCTGGTGTCGCTGCACTGGATTCGTCAGGAACCCTATGACGCCTACCCGCTGGAAGAAATCACCCTGTTTGGCCGAGATGTGCCCTGGGGGCTGTACAAAAATCGCATTTACCCACTCTCCAACAAGTTGTCGGATCTGCCCAATCACCTGACCAAATCCAGCTTTACGGACATTAAAGATGCCGACGGCGGCAAGTTTATGTACGAAGATCTGCCTCAACTGCGCAAAGTGGTGGACATGGATCTGGCGGACATTGTGCATCAGGTGGATCTCAAGAAAAGACCGCCCACCAAAATAGTCACCGTGGAACTGCTGGATGAGGCCACCCTGAAAATTCGGGTCAGCCTGGATTTTGACTACGATGGCGTGAAGGTGCCCTTCAGTAAAAAGGCCCCCGAAACCCCGTATGTCATGATCACCAAGAAAGACAAGAAAAAAGAAAACGAGAACATCTACTGGGTCAAACGGGACATTGAAAGCGAGCATGACGCCTATCAGGAACTGCTGGACGCCGGTTTGCAACCCTTACAGACCAACCACTTTTTCGCCGAAGGCGATGAGGCCATCGACTTTTACAACCTGACCCTGAAAAGCCGCATGGAGCAGGAGCAGGATGCCTGGAAGGCCAAGTTTGAAAACGACATGAAGTCGCTGAAGGCCTCTGATCATCCCCTCAAGCTGCGGGGTCGCATTGAGTTTGCCCAGACCGTGGATTTGTTCATCCTGAAGATTGATTGCATCATCGGGGACAAGGAAATGACCCTGGATGAAGTGCAACGCCACCTGATGCAGGGAAAAAAATACTTCTTTATGAAGGATGTGGGCTACATTGAAATTCCACTGGCCGCCATTTTACACATCACCAAAACCTTGCAATTCTTCGATGCCGAGAATATCGATCAGGATACCTACCAAATCCAGACCTTCCGGGCCGGGCTAATTGCCGAATTGGTGGATCAGGGCATTGAGCTGGATCTCAGCAAGAAATTCTCCAAGTTCTGGAGCGTGATTTCCTCCCAGACTTCCATGGAAGAAATCGAGAAGCCGCCGCAAGTGCAGGCCGAATTACGCCCATACCAGAAGGCCGGGTTCAACTGGCTGTGGTTCCTGTATTCTTACGGCCTCAACGGCATTTTGGCCGATGACATGGGCTTGGGTAAAACCCTGCAAACGCTGGTGCTGCTGCAACACGCCAAAAATCAGGATGGCCACATGCCGTCGCTGATCATTTGTCCCACTTCGGTGGTGTACAACTGGGTGAACGAAATCGCCAAGTTTACCCCGGAATTGTCGGTGGTCAACCTGACCGGCAGCGATCGCCATGTGCAATACAAAAAAATTAAAGAGGCCGACGCGGTCATTACCAGCTACGCCCTGATGCGCCGGGATATTCGGGCCTTGAAGGAATACCCGTTCCGCTACGTCATTCTGGATGAATCGCAGAATATCAAGAACTACGAATCGCAGACGGCAGCCGCCAGCAAAGCATTACAAGCCTCTCACCGACTGGCTTTGTCCGGTACCCCGGTAGAAAACCGCCTGATGGAGCTGTGGTCCGTCTTTGATTTCCTGATGCCCAACTTCTTGTACGACAAGGACGATTTCAAGTACCGCTACGTGTTCCCCATTGAAGAACGGGGCAACCGGGACGCTGAGCGTCGCCTGAAAAAGCAGGTTTTCCCGTTCATGCTGCGCCGCCTGAAACAGGACGTGGCCAAAGATCTGCCACCCAAGATTGAAGCGGTACAGTACTGCGAACTGACCGAAGCCCAGCGGGAACTGTATCTGGAAGTGCTGGAAAAAACCAAGGAAGAAGTGTTTGCCAACGTGGCCGAAAAAGGCGTGGGCGGCTCCACCAATTCCATTTTTGCGGCCCTGTTGCGACTGCGGCAAATTTGCTGTCACCCGCAACTTATGGGCGAGGAATTGTCCGGCGGATTGAAGGATTCCGGCAAATTCGATGCCCTGAAGGACATGATCGAGGAAGTGATCAGCGAAGGGCACCGTATTCTGCTGTTCAGCCAGTTTGTGGAAATGCTTAAAATCATTCGCACCTGGCTGGATAAAAAGGGCATTAAATACGAATACCTGACCGGGGAAAGCCGGGATCGCCACGTAATGGTGGATCGCTTTAACAACGATGATTCCATTCCCATTTTCCTGATGAGCCTGAAGGCCGGGGGTACGGGCTTAAACCTGACTGGGGCCGATTATGTCATTCACTACGATCCGTGGTGGAACCCCTCTGCGGAAGATCAGGCCAGCGACCGGGCTCACCGGATTGGACAGACCAAGACCGTGTTCGTCTACCGACTGATTACCAAGGGCACCGTGGAAGAAAAAATTCTCAAGCTCCAGGATCGCAAGCGGGATCTGGTGGATTCCATCATCGCCGCCGATCGCTCCGTGGGTAAAATGCTCTCGTTTGAGGATCTCAAAGAGATTCTATCGCCCGACTTTTAA